A stretch of Episyrphus balteatus chromosome 2, idEpiBalt1.1, whole genome shotgun sequence DNA encodes these proteins:
- the LOC129909856 gene encoding nuclear speckle splicing regulatory protein 1 has translation MSKQYGLIIPGKQKPIEPPKSDFSKPSIFGESSESDDDHGLPQLKMKSAPYAPGATEKRIAKKLQEKALKEDPTVFQYDELYDEIENKRDEAKKAKSNEVKKPKYIGRLLQCAEKRKLENERRIERMVQKEREQEGEEFKDKESFVTSTYRKKLEEMQKAEDQEKREDYLEAIGDVTKQKDLDGFYRHLYEQKLGPKESTNKVIALPEVVPPQDDDNIAYKPIKSGKPRAYRKRKSSAEEEEESVTTEPTKRAHIQSNLDADSDFSIDSSSDEDETSKKKTNNLSVEIKKEPEEEEKQPTAEVTFAVPKEIKLETVKKEEEIVEEKEIVSKPTIDRTLIWKKRTVGDAFDAALQRYFQRKAARNG, from the exons ATGTCCAAGCA ATATGGTCTAATTATTCCTGGTAAACAAAAACCAATAGAACCTCCAAAGAGCGACTTTTCAAAACCATCGATTTTTGGCGAGAGCAGTGAATCCGATGACGACCATGGACTACCTCAGTTAAAGATGAAATCTGCTCCATATGCTCCTGGTGCTACAGAAAAAAGAATT gcaaaaaaattgcaagaaaaaGCTCTCAAAGAAGATCCAACTGTATTCCAATACGATGAGTTGTACgatgaaattgaaaacaaacgCGACGAAgcaaaaaaagccaaaagcaATGAAGTCAAGAAACCAAAATACATTGGTCGTTTGCTGCAATGTGCCGAGAAGAGAAAGCTGGAAAATGAGAGACGAATTGAGCGAATGGTACAAAAAGAACGTGAACAAGAAGGTGAAGAATTCAAGGACAAGGAATCATTTGTCACATCCACATATAgaaaaaaacttgaagaaaTGCAAAAGGCAGAAGATCAAGAAAAACGAGAGGACTATCTAGAGGCAATTGGTGATGTGACAAAACAGAAAGATTTAGATGGTTTCTATCGGCATTTGTATGAACAGAAATTGGGACCAAAAGAAAGCACAAATAAAGTGATTGCTTTACCGGAAGTAGTTCCTCCTCAAGACGACGATAATATTGCTTATAAGCCAATTAAATCCGGTAAACCAAGAGCATATCGCAAACGTAAGTCTTCGGCTGAAGAAGAGGAAGAAAGTGTTACAACAGAACCCACAAAAAGAGCCCACATTCAATCCAATCTGGATGCTGACTCTGACTTTAGTATTGATTCTTCGTCCGATGAAGATGAGACTTCTAAAAAGAAAACCAATAATTTAAGTGTTGAAATAAAGAAAGAACCAGAAGAGGAAGAAAAACAACCAACAGCTGAAGTTACATTTGCAGTTcctaaagaaattaaattggaaACAGTCAAGAAGGAAGAAGAAATTGTGgaagaaaaagaaattgtaaGTAAACCAACAATAGATAGGACATTGATATGGAAAAAACGCACCGTTGGAGATGCTTTCGATGCAGCTCTGCAAAGATATTTTCAACGTAAAGCTGCCAGAAATGGTTAA